A DNA window from Arachis duranensis cultivar V14167 chromosome 3, aradu.V14167.gnm2.J7QH, whole genome shotgun sequence contains the following coding sequences:
- the LOC107478319 gene encoding bifunctional nitrilase/nitrile hydratase NIT4A, translated as MALVTTSSSGVNDGPLFAEVDMGSDFNAPTVRATVVQASTIFYDTPATLDKAERLLAEAAGYGSQLVVFPEAFVGGYPRGSNFGVSIGNRTPKGREDFRKYHSAAIDVPGPEVDRLAAMAGKYKVYLVMGVIERDGYTLYCTVLFFDSHGRYLGKHRKIMPTALERIIWGFGDGSTIPVFETPIGKIGAAICWENRMPLLRTAMYAKGVEIYCAPTADARDVWQASMTHIALEGGCFVLSANQFCRRKDYPPAPEYEFCGTEEELTPDAVVCAGGSVIISPSGAVLAGPNYDGEALISADLDLGEIARSKFDFDVVGHYSRPEVLSLVVKDHPTNPVTFTSTTETEEKTKIK; from the exons ATGGCACTTGTAACAACGTCATCTTCAGGAGTTAACGATGGTCCTCTCTTTGCAGAGGTTGACATGGGTTCCGATTTCAACGCCCCCACTGTCCGAGCCACTGTTGTTCAAGCCTCCACCATTTTCTACGACACTCCCGCCACCTTAG ATAAGGCTGAGAGGTTGCTTGCTGAAGCTGCTGGATATGGATCACAACTTGTTGTGTTTCCAGAAGCGTTTGTTGGTGGATACCCACGTGGTTCGAACTTTGGTGTTTCGATTGGGAACCGAACTCCAAAGGGTAGAGAGGATTTCCGTAAGTATCACTCTGCAGCCATTGATGTTCCTG GTCCTGAAGTGGATAGATTGGCAGCAATGGCAGGAAAGTACAAAGTGTATTTAGTGATGGGTGTGATTGAGAGGGATGGCTACACGCTTTATTGTACCGTTCTCTTCTTTGATTCTCATGGTCGTTACCTAGGAAAGCATAGGAAAATCATGCCAACAGCACTAGAGAGGATTATATGGGGATTTGGCGATGGATCAACTATTCCGGTCTTTGAAACTCCCATTGGGAAAATTGGTGCTGCCATTTGTTGGGAAAACAGGATGCCATTGTTAAGGACAGCTATGTATGCGAAAG GTGTGGAAATATATTGTGCACCTACAGCTGATGCCAGGGATGTGTGGCAAGCTTCAATGACCCATATTGCTCTTGAAGGTGGATGTTTTGTTTTGTCAGCAAACCAGTTCTGTAGAAGAAAGGATTACCCACCCGCTCCTGAGTATGAATTTTGCGGCACGGAAGAAGAACTAACACCAGATGCTGTTGTATGTGCTGGGGGCAGTGTCATTATATCACCCTCAGGGGCTGTTCTGGCTGGTCCAAATTATGACGGGGAGGCACTCATCTCAGCAGATCTTG ATCTTGGAGAGATAGCAAGGTCCAAGTTTGATTTTGATGTGGTTGGACACTATTCAAGGCCTGAAGTGCTTAGCTTGGTTGTCAAGGATCATCCAACAAACCCAGTTACTTTCACATCGACAACAGAAACCGAAGAAAAAACCAAGATCaagtaa
- the LOC107478318 gene encoding uncharacterized protein LOC107478318: MPSCDDSETLLLHKNLKEKQNKIRKRGCSSSSSSSLVRRRRYRFKRAILVAKKGVMATHQHQHDEDHIHGALDSCECGESSRDLSSVSARKLAATLWEINDFPPPPPPSSRVKKKGFDDEIVEQMRSCKEAVRGREKKAVSLSRSELLRQLSDPSRSPNSERMIRFEGDCFKRRLSALSYQHQSGDYYLDTHRSASLIEEAENKLRNKKNCEKHTIAVKNRLKEARSGLSTSKKLLKVLNQMCLRQQHSSSMPLILALGGELDRVCCQIDQLIHEQRANQDDVEYVVKCFAEEKASWKRREREKIHDAIRNVAEELEVEKKLRRQTERLNKKIAGEMANAKASYLKVSKELVREKRAKEILEQICDELARGMGDDRAEVEELKRESAKVREEVEKEREMLQVADVLREERVQMKLSEAKYQFEEKNAVLEKLRNELEGFMKTKEETNGKDLELYFNEICGGYHDKGKENEEENVPDDDDDDSDLHSIELNMDNENRGYNWSYARRNASKDDSRRNSTEKESSIGRKSCSEKIQWRSICFNKGKSDCGIESSDHFDPEKRSIEFLSRDQIQDDNGEDHETDESFRSIKSLQDSMSRVNHVPLTLNYSDGREAEENAIIALDLEGDILEQTVEGIKSGS, translated from the exons CTACTGCTACACAAGAACCTCAAGGAGAAGCAGAACAAGATCAGGAAGAGAGGTTGTTCCTCCTCATCTTCGTCCTCTTTGGTAAGAAGAAGAAGGTACCGTTTCAAGAGAGCTATTTTGGTTGCTAAGAAAGGAGTTATGGCCACTCATCAGCATCAGCATGATGAAGATCATATTCATGGAGCTTTGGATTCTTGTGAGTGTGGGGAGAGTAGCAGGGATCTTTCTTCTGTTTCAGCAAGGAAACTCGCTGCTACACTGTGGGAGATCAATGATttccctcctcctcctcctccttcttcaagGGTCAAAAAGAAGGGCTTTGATGATGAAATTGTTGAGCAAATGAGGAGCTGCAAGGAAGCCGTTagaggaagagagaagaaagcTGTGAGCTTGTCCAGATCCGAATTGTTGCGTCAGCTTTCAGATCCATCACGTAGTCCTAATTCTGAG AGAATGATAAGGTTTGAAGGTGATTGCTTCAAAAGAAGGTTATCAGCTTTATCTTATCAGCATCAGTCGGGTGATTACTACTTAGATACACATAGGAGTGCCAGTTTGATTGAG GAAGCAGAAAATAAGCTAAGGAACAAGAAGAACTGCGAAAAACACACAATTGCTGTTAAGAACCGTTTGAAGGAAGCAAGGAGTGGCCTATCTACATCGAAGAAGCTTCTAAAAGTGTTGAATCAAATGTGCCTCAGACAGCAGCATTCATCAAGCATGCCTCTTATCTTGGCTCTAGGTGGTGAGCTTGACCGCGTCTGCTGCCAGATCGATCAGCTGATCCACGAGCAACGTGCAAACCAAGACGATGTTGAATACGTGGTGAAGTGTTTTGCAGAAGAGAAGGCTAGTTGGAAGCGAAGAGAACGAGAAAAGATTCACGACGCCATAAGGAATGTAGCAGAGGAGCTTGAGGTTGAGAAGAAACTAAGAAGGCAAACTGAAAGGCTAAACAAGAAGATTGCTGGAGAAATGGCCAATGCAAAAGCTTCTTATCTAAAAGTATCGAAGGAGCTTGTGAGGGAGAAGCGCGCGAAGGAGATTCTTGAGCAGATTTGCGACGAATTAGCCCGGGGAATGGGGGACGACAGAGCTGAGGTTGAGGAGCTGAAGAGGGAATCGGCAAAAGTCAGAGAAGAAGTGGAGAAGGAGAGGGAAATGCTTCAGGTAGCAGATGTTTTGCGCGAGGAGCGAGTCCAGATGAAGCTTTCGGAAGCTAAGTATCAATTCGAGGAGAAGAATGCAGTTCTGGAGAAGCTGAGGAATGAGCTCGAGGGATTTATGAAAACGAAAGAAGAAACAAACGGAAAGGATCTTGAGCTATATTTCAATGAAATCTGTGGGGGATATCATGATAAAGGCAAAGAGAATGAAGAGGAGAATGTTCcagatgatgacgatgatgacaGTGATCTTCACTCCATTGAATTGAATATGGATAATGAAAATAGAGGATACAATTGGAGCTACGCTAGAAGAAATGCTTCTAAAGATGATTCAAGAAGAAACTCAACTGAGAAAGAAAGTAGCATAGGGAGAAAATCGTGCTCTGAGAAGATTCAATGGAGAAGTATTTGCTTTAACAAGGGGAAAAGCGATTGTGGCATTGAAAGTTCTGATCATTTTGATCCTGAAAAGAGGTCCATTGAATTCCTCTCGCGAGATCAGATACAAGATGATAATGGTGAAGATCATGAAACTGATGAGAGTTTTAGGTCCATCAAAAGTCTCCAAGATTCTATGTCACGTGTCAATCATGTGCCATTAACTTTAAACTATAGTGATGGAAGAGAAGCTGAGGAAAATGCTATTATTGCTCTGGATTTGGAGGGTGACATTTTGGAGCAAACGGTTGAAGGAATAAAATCTGGATCTTAA